A stretch of Mycobacterium sp. ITM-2016-00316 DNA encodes these proteins:
- a CDS encoding class I SAM-dependent methyltransferase yields the protein MTADDHVRVDLTGAPQTMLATLYAKALDADLPRPILNDRWAKQAVAGIDYDWTQTTITPRRSPAVTTRSAHFDIWVRQFLAVHPKATVLHLGCGLDSRYFRVAPGPGVQWYDIDYPEVAELRGRLLPAGGEGYHVVPASVTDPAWLRDVPVGAPVLAIGEGLTMYLTEADGLDLLNRVVEHCGTGELQFDAFNSLGIRSQWSNSVVRRSGATLRWAVNGPDDILRNVPGTRLLAWVSPFDTVAFDLVRPAYRLLANAMSRVSVLRYMAQYHRYSF from the coding sequence ATGACCGCCGATGACCACGTGCGCGTCGATCTGACCGGCGCGCCGCAGACCATGCTCGCCACGCTGTACGCCAAGGCACTGGATGCCGACTTGCCGCGGCCCATTCTCAACGACCGCTGGGCCAAACAGGCCGTCGCGGGTATCGACTACGACTGGACGCAGACCACCATCACCCCGCGGCGGTCCCCGGCCGTCACCACCCGCTCGGCGCACTTCGACATCTGGGTGCGCCAGTTCCTGGCGGTCCATCCGAAAGCCACTGTGCTGCATCTCGGTTGCGGACTGGACAGTAGATACTTCCGGGTGGCGCCGGGGCCGGGCGTGCAGTGGTACGACATCGACTACCCGGAGGTCGCCGAGTTGCGCGGCCGACTGCTGCCGGCCGGTGGAGAGGGCTATCACGTGGTACCCGCCTCTGTCACCGATCCGGCGTGGCTGCGTGACGTCCCGGTCGGGGCGCCGGTGCTGGCCATCGGGGAGGGCCTGACGATGTATCTCACCGAGGCCGACGGTCTCGATCTGCTCAACCGGGTCGTCGAGCATTGCGGCACCGGGGAATTGCAGTTCGACGCCTTCAATTCGCTGGGTATCAGATCGCAGTGGTCCAATTCGGTGGTGCGTCGTTCGGGTGCCACCCTGCGCTGGGCGGTCAACGGTCCCGATGACATCCTGCGGAATGTCCCCGGCACGCGGCTGCTGGCCTGGGTATCCCCTTTTGACACTGTGGCTTTCGATCTGGTGCGTCCGGCCTACCGGCTGCTGGCAAACGCGATGTCGAGGGTGTCGGTATTGCGTTATATGGCGCAATACCACCGCTATTCGTTCTGA